A genomic region of Candidatus Cloacimonadaceae bacterium contains the following coding sequences:
- a CDS encoding DUF2326 domain-containing protein, whose translation MQISKLYSNFKNHFHDIEFNENSINVIYADITDPENYDKDTHNLGKTTLIDLIDFMLLKKRTDENFLFKHYALFKNYVFYIELRLPSRSKYLTIRRAVNSHTKISFFEHDSRNQDFSDEIMDIWSYTDVPLNKAKTILDAYLSFRVIKPWSYRTGLPYFLRSQHDYQDVFQPNQYKGKHKDWKPYLIQILGFDGQQMERTYDIDDDIHDVESQIRLERREFPGTIDSIDKLNGKILVIDNEICNIESSFDSFNFKEIDERISDELVTKIDTSIAALNEIRYSMNTEAEKIKKQLELDCVEDVNKTKKVFEDASFYFSDQLINDYNKLVEFNRKITTDRKRFLSTRHSSLMAELQSINEDLSRFNEERQEALSILKETNTGRRMKAYQKQLIELKTQRELLERMKELILKLEALEKRIKELKTERSNTVDSIEQQIKIGNRTYNEIRMCFSNAVKEVLGEEAIISITKNKNDNFEFEAEIVDTGRITSLSRGTSYKQVLCAMFDLSVLQVYANQPFFKFVYHDGILEGLDDRKKIQLLNYVKRVCVESGIQYIITVIASDWPHDASYEYTLDNDDIVLKLHDKDSSGRLFNMPVF comes from the coding sequence ATGCAGATAAGTAAATTATACTCGAATTTCAAGAACCATTTTCACGACATTGAGTTTAATGAGAATAGCATAAACGTCATATACGCAGATATCACTGATCCAGAGAATTACGATAAGGATACTCATAACTTAGGTAAGACAACTCTAATCGATCTAATTGACTTTATGCTCCTTAAAAAACGTACTGATGAGAACTTCTTATTCAAGCATTATGCACTTTTTAAGAACTATGTTTTTTATATCGAACTGCGTCTGCCAAGCAGAAGTAAATATTTGACAATTAGAAGAGCTGTAAACTCACATACGAAGATTTCTTTCTTCGAACACGATTCAAGAAACCAAGATTTCAGTGATGAAATCATGGACATATGGAGTTATACAGATGTGCCTTTAAACAAAGCAAAAACGATATTGGATGCATATCTATCATTCAGAGTGATAAAACCTTGGTCTTATCGGACAGGACTTCCATACTTCCTCAGATCTCAACATGATTATCAAGATGTTTTTCAGCCAAATCAATACAAGGGGAAACATAAAGATTGGAAGCCATACCTGATCCAGATATTGGGTTTTGATGGTCAGCAGATGGAAAGGACTTATGATATTGATGACGATATACACGATGTGGAATCCCAGATTCGTCTTGAACGAAGGGAATTCCCAGGCACTATTGACTCCATTGATAAACTCAATGGCAAGATACTTGTTATAGACAACGAAATATGCAACATTGAGTCGTCATTTGATTCGTTCAACTTTAAGGAGATAGATGAGAGAATATCTGATGAGCTTGTTACGAAAATTGATACATCCATAGCTGCATTGAATGAGATTAGATACTCAATGAATACTGAGGCAGAAAAGATTAAAAAGCAACTCGAGCTGGATTGTGTCGAAGATGTTAATAAGACGAAAAAAGTCTTTGAGGATGCATCCTTTTATTTTAGTGATCAGTTGATTAACGACTACAACAAATTAGTAGAGTTCAACAGAAAAATAACAACCGACAGAAAGCGTTTCTTATCGACAAGACATAGCTCCCTAATGGCTGAGTTACAATCGATTAATGAAGACCTATCAAGATTTAATGAAGAGAGACAGGAAGCTTTATCTATTCTCAAGGAAACGAATACTGGTAGAAGAATGAAGGCTTACCAAAAGCAACTCATTGAATTAAAAACACAAAGGGAGCTTCTTGAGAGAATGAAAGAGCTAATCTTGAAATTGGAAGCTCTTGAAAAGCGAATCAAGGAGTTAAAAACTGAACGATCAAACACGGTTGACAGCATTGAGCAGCAAATAAAGATCGGGAATAGAACATATAACGAAATCAGAATGTGTTTTTCCAATGCAGTCAAAGAGGTTTTAGGAGAAGAAGCCATAATCTCCATCACTAAAAACAAAAATGACAATTTTGAATTTGAAGCCGAAATAGTCGATACTGGGAGAATAACAAGTCTAAGCAGAGGGACGTCTTATAAACAGGTTTTGTGCGCTATGTTCGATCTATCAGTCCTTCAAGTCTATGCAAATCAACCATTTTTCAAGTTTGTTTATCACGATGGGATATTAGAAGGTCTCGATGACAGAAAGAAAATCCAGCTTCTCAACTATGTGAAAAGGGTTTGTGTTGAATCGGGGATTCAGTATATAATTACCGTTATTGCATCAGACTGGCCGCACGATGCATCTTACGAATATACGTTGGATAATGATGATATTGTTTTGAAGCTACATGATAAGGACTCATCTGGGAGATTGTTTAATATGCCAGTATTCTAA